The following coding sequences are from one Fibrobacter sp. UWT2 window:
- a CDS encoding N-formylglutamate amidohydrolase produces the protein MKLMLTCEHASNRLPAAFKKAVPAEVLKTHRAYDIGAAQVFRKLVKFAKPEFSCEGKYSRLFVDLNRTITNKSAFSEYYEALDKATVAKAKPQATAYWNEYRAAIEKFVKANAKKEIIHLGIHSFTPELNGKVRNTDIGILYDPSRPKECELAQVIKAEIKRLHPEMKVRFNYPYKGTSDGLTTTLRKKLGPRYAGLEIEINQKFFR, from the coding sequence ATGAAACTCATGCTTACTTGCGAACATGCGAGCAATCGCCTGCCCGCCGCCTTCAAGAAGGCCGTTCCCGCTGAAGTCTTAAAGACTCACCGTGCCTACGACATCGGAGCTGCACAAGTATTCCGCAAGCTGGTGAAATTCGCAAAGCCGGAATTTAGTTGCGAAGGAAAGTATTCGCGTCTGTTCGTGGACCTGAACCGCACCATCACCAACAAGAGTGCGTTTAGCGAATACTACGAAGCGCTCGATAAAGCGACGGTCGCAAAGGCGAAACCGCAAGCCACCGCCTATTGGAACGAATACCGCGCCGCCATTGAAAAATTCGTGAAAGCAAACGCCAAGAAAGAAATCATTCATCTCGGCATCCACAGTTTTACGCCCGAATTGAACGGCAAAGTCCGCAACACTGACATCGGAATTCTCTACGACCCGAGTCGCCCTAAGGAATGCGAACTCGCCCAAGTCATCAAGGCCGAAATTAAGCGTCTACACCCCGAAATGAAGGTGCGATTCAACTACCCCTACAAAGGCACTTCTGACGGACTTACCACGACCCTACGCAAAAAATTAGGCCCGCGTTACGCAGGCCTTGAAATCGAAATCAACCAGAAATTTTTTCGGTAG